A genomic segment from Saprospiraceae bacterium encodes:
- a CDS encoding outer membrane beta-barrel protein gives MRITVLTILSLCWLQGITQNIDLGVSFGASNYSGDLTESIKASVKQSHPCFGLHLRAEIDPVFSLRLHFMQLAVSGDDRYSTRPGIDKRKLQFESQIQELGFYGQFQLLSLFLERAPRLSPYLEFGVSAFHFNPKANYFGSAVSLQALGTEGQGMPNYDPKYSLYSYALNFGFGLRYFISSSYSLSLDMVARQTGTDYLDDASKNYVSYQELLENNGPVAAALGNKINAATGTQRANPADKDWFQSLTIGFSYHFGKKYHYFNPSLQKHQIRCPHF, from the coding sequence ATGAGAATAACAGTTTTAACTATCCTTAGTTTATGTTGGCTTCAAGGCATAACGCAAAATATTGACCTTGGAGTATCTTTTGGGGCATCCAATTACAGCGGGGATTTAACTGAGTCAATCAAAGCTTCTGTAAAACAAAGTCACCCATGTTTCGGACTCCATCTCCGGGCTGAAATTGACCCTGTATTTAGTCTTCGGTTGCATTTTATGCAATTGGCTGTGAGTGGGGATGATCGGTATTCCACCCGCCCTGGCATTGATAAAAGAAAGTTACAATTTGAATCTCAAATACAGGAATTGGGTTTTTATGGTCAATTTCAATTATTAAGTCTGTTTTTAGAGCGTGCTCCCAGATTGAGTCCTTACCTGGAATTTGGAGTTTCTGCATTCCATTTTAATCCAAAAGCCAATTACTTTGGCAGTGCTGTTTCATTGCAAGCCTTAGGAACTGAAGGGCAAGGAATGCCAAATTATGATCCAAAATATTCGCTTTATAGTTATGCATTGAATTTTGGCTTTGGACTGCGCTATTTTATTTCGAGTTCTTATTCATTAAGTTTGGATATGGTAGCACGGCAAACCGGTACAGATTACCTGGATGACGCTTCAAAAAATTATGTTTCTTATCAGGAATTACTTGAAAATAACGGACCGGTTGCAGCAGCCCTTGGAAACAAAATCAACGCGGCTACAGGCACCCAACGCGCCAATCCTGCTGACAAAGACTGGTTTCAATCGCTAACCATTGGATTTTCTTACCATTTTGGTAAAAAATATCATTATTTTAATCCAAGTTTGCAGAAACATCAGATTCGCTGTCCACATTTTTAA
- a CDS encoding S8 family peptidase: protein MRFLKPNLFLVISLLMFQNLFGQDALPRNWHLLDKSQDGLNGTSTEKAYKELLAGKKAKTIVVAILDSGVEPDHDDLKDVMWTNPKEIPGNGIDDDKNGYIDDIHGWNFIGGKNGNVANDTYEATRLYAQLRYKYEQADRSKLTGKQKKEYDQFIKLKTDTESRQKSAQTNLDYIQHTEKLILGLLDTLANALGDQALNLENINNIDEKDSKSLSMSIAMTKQILAENSNFKNVAELKSFLVTDFEEGKIHYTNELKYAFNPDYNPRTIIGDNYDNVNERIYGNNDVEGPDASHGTHVAGLVAAKRSNGIGIDGVADHVRIMSVRCVPDGDERDKDVANAIRYAVDNGASIINMSFGKGHSPNKETVDEAVKYAKDHDVLLVHASGNSAENNDKVPNYPNKYFAKKKFLGCNKASNWLEVGALSFEDAPKSIAGFSNYGKKSVDLFSPGVQIYSTIPNNKYKNEQGTSMASPIAAGVAALIRSYFPELTAKQVRKILLESAVKETSKVTVPGVKTDAKLSDISVSGGMINSYEAVKLASKTKGKKKLKNSERFDPEGGIQNPSQPRT, encoded by the coding sequence ATGCGTTTTTTAAAACCTAATTTGTTCCTGGTAATCAGTCTGTTAATGTTTCAAAACCTTTTTGGTCAGGATGCTTTACCAAGAAATTGGCATCTACTGGACAAATCTCAGGATGGACTCAATGGAACTTCAACTGAAAAAGCTTATAAAGAATTATTGGCCGGCAAGAAAGCTAAAACCATCGTCGTTGCAATCCTGGATTCCGGTGTAGAACCAGACCACGATGATTTAAAAGATGTTATGTGGACCAATCCAAAAGAAATCCCCGGCAATGGCATCGACGATGATAAAAATGGCTACATCGATGACATCCATGGGTGGAATTTTATTGGAGGCAAAAATGGAAATGTTGCCAATGATACGTATGAAGCGACCCGCTTGTATGCGCAACTCCGCTACAAATACGAACAAGCAGATCGTTCTAAATTAACCGGAAAACAAAAAAAAGAATACGATCAATTCATTAAACTAAAGACAGATACTGAAAGTCGCCAAAAAAGTGCCCAAACGAATTTGGATTATATTCAACATACTGAAAAATTAATACTTGGACTGCTTGATACCTTAGCAAATGCACTGGGTGATCAAGCTTTGAATTTGGAAAACATCAATAACATTGATGAAAAAGATTCCAAATCCCTTTCGATGAGTATTGCGATGACTAAACAAATCCTGGCAGAAAACTCAAACTTTAAAAATGTAGCTGAACTGAAATCATTTTTAGTTACAGATTTTGAAGAAGGAAAAATTCATTATACCAATGAATTAAAGTATGCATTTAATCCGGATTACAATCCCCGAACCATTATTGGAGACAATTATGACAATGTCAATGAACGTATATATGGCAACAATGATGTAGAAGGTCCGGATGCTTCGCATGGCACACATGTAGCGGGATTGGTGGCTGCTAAGAGGTCTAATGGGATTGGCATCGATGGTGTAGCAGATCATGTGCGCATTATGTCGGTTCGTTGTGTACCCGATGGCGATGAACGCGACAAAGATGTTGCCAATGCCATTCGCTACGCCGTTGACAATGGTGCTTCAATCATTAATATGAGTTTTGGCAAAGGGCATTCCCCTAATAAGGAAACAGTGGATGAAGCAGTAAAATATGCAAAGGATCACGATGTATTATTAGTACACGCGTCCGGTAATTCTGCTGAAAACAATGACAAGGTGCCCAATTATCCCAATAAGTATTTTGCCAAGAAAAAATTTCTTGGATGTAATAAAGCATCCAACTGGTTAGAAGTTGGTGCATTATCTTTTGAAGACGCACCAAAATCCATCGCAGGATTTTCAAATTATGGAAAAAAATCGGTTGATTTATTTTCTCCAGGTGTTCAAATTTATTCAACGATTCCAAATAACAAATACAAGAACGAACAAGGAACCTCTATGGCCAGTCCGATTGCAGCAGGCGTTGCTGCCTTGATACGCTCCTATTTTCCTGAATTGACTGCAAAACAAGTTCGTAAAATATTACTGGAAAGTGCAGTCAAAGAAACTAGCAAAGTAACCGTTCCAGGTGTTAAGACAGATGCTAAATTGTCAGACATTTCTGTATCAGGTGGTATGATCAACAGTTATGAAGCTGTAAAACTAGCGTCAAAAACAAAAGGCAAAAAGAAACTTAAAAACTCAGAACGTTTTGATCCGGAAGGTGGCATACAAAATCCTTCTCAGCCAAGAACTTGA